The following are encoded together in the Pedobacter sp. D749 genome:
- a CDS encoding type I restriction enzyme HsdR N-terminal domain-containing protein — translation MFTPTPLNLPPYPFKITQKDDVVFIFDELRKKHLVLTPEEWVRQHFIQNLILEKKFPRTLIQIEGGLVLNQLQKRSDILVYNTAGEKLMLIECKAPKVKITQSVFDQASRYNSIHQARWIVLTNGLQHVYARMDIEKGSFNFVEEMPEYLGL, via the coding sequence ATGTTCACTCCTACTCCGCTTAACCTTCCGCCCTATCCATTTAAAATTACCCAAAAGGATGACGTGGTATTTATTTTTGATGAACTGAGGAAGAAACACCTGGTACTTACACCCGAAGAATGGGTGCGACAGCATTTTATACAAAATCTGATTTTAGAGAAGAAATTTCCACGTACGTTAATCCAGATTGAAGGTGGTTTGGTTTTAAACCAATTACAAAAACGAAGCGATATTTTGGTTTACAATACCGCTGGCGAAAAACTGATGTTGATTGAATGTAAGGCACCAAAGGTAAAAATTACACAATCGGTTTTTGATCAGGCTTCGCGGTATAATTCGATACATCAGGCCAGGTGGATTGTGCTAACCAATGGCTTGCAACATGTTTATGCCAGGATGGATATAGAAAAAGGCAGCTTTAATTTTGTAGAAGAAATGCCTGAATATTTGGGGCTGTAG
- a CDS encoding Gfo/Idh/MocA family protein has translation MHRRSFVKTSALIGSGLFLGNQGFANLGAGEIINVAMIGCGDRGKGVLSVIKSMPAKYNIKAYCDLLDFRLKEAEKYVAADAKAIKDYRKVLDDKTINAVFIATPLSEHFRIAKDAVLAGKHVYVEKTMTYNIAQALELKKLVKKYPNQVFQVGYQYRYSPLYFKVKDMIQSGYLGKVSQIDCRWDRNGNWRRAVPDPALERKINWRMYKEYSGGLAAELLSHQIDFINWAFETQPDEIMGSGGIDVFKDGRETYDNIQAILRYNEKGMIGNFGATCGNAHDGYLFKIKGTKGSVSLLTNTGLFYPEESTKKDLGIVDGVTGATKIVVNKDGGIPILDKATIDGTNYALDEFYKSITTRKEPASNINTGTQAAICVAMCNEAIYSGNKQVWKPEYSV, from the coding sequence ATGCATCGTCGATCTTTTGTTAAAACATCAGCCCTAATAGGTTCTGGTTTATTTTTGGGCAATCAGGGTTTTGCAAATTTAGGAGCTGGTGAAATCATTAATGTGGCCATGATCGGTTGTGGCGATCGCGGTAAAGGAGTTTTATCGGTAATAAAATCCATGCCGGCTAAATATAATATCAAAGCCTATTGCGATTTACTTGATTTCAGGCTTAAAGAGGCCGAAAAGTATGTTGCAGCCGATGCAAAAGCCATTAAAGATTACCGTAAAGTTTTAGACGATAAAACAATCAACGCGGTTTTTATTGCCACGCCTTTAAGCGAACATTTCAGAATTGCCAAAGATGCGGTGCTGGCAGGTAAACATGTGTATGTAGAAAAAACCATGACTTACAATATTGCACAGGCACTCGAACTTAAGAAACTGGTCAAAAAATATCCCAACCAGGTTTTTCAGGTGGGCTATCAGTATCGTTATTCGCCTTTGTATTTTAAGGTGAAGGACATGATCCAAAGTGGTTATTTAGGTAAGGTTAGCCAAATCGATTGTCGTTGGGACCGCAATGGAAATTGGCGCAGGGCGGTTCCGGATCCGGCTTTAGAGCGCAAAATTAACTGGCGGATGTACAAGGAATACTCTGGCGGATTAGCGGCCGAACTGCTCTCACATCAGATCGATTTTATCAATTGGGCTTTCGAAACCCAACCTGATGAAATTATGGGTTCGGGAGGCATAGATGTTTTTAAAGATGGCAGAGAAACTTATGATAACATACAAGCCATTTTGCGGTATAATGAAAAAGGCATGATTGGCAACTTCGGAGCCACTTGTGGCAATGCGCACGATGGTTATCTGTTTAAAATAAAGGGTACCAAAGGTTCGGTTTCTTTGCTTACCAATACCGGCTTATTTTATCCTGAAGAAAGCACCAAAAAAGATCTGGGTATTGTTGATGGGGTAACCGGAGCCACTAAAATTGTGGTAAATAAAGACGGAGGAATCCCGATTTTAGATAAAGCCACCATTGATGGAACAAATTATGCGCTGGATGAATTTTACAAATCGATAACCACCAGGAAAGAACCTGCATCAAATATCAATACCGGAACCCAGGCCGCTATTTGCGTGGCCATGTGTAACGAGGCGATTTATAGCGGTAATAAGCAGGTTTGGAAGCCGGAATACAGTGTTTAG
- a CDS encoding DUF1080 domain-containing protein gives MLDIKKYSILALSLISLSAAAQKAKPLFDGKTLTGWKAVAGAAPYKVEDGMIVGTMTKGTPNSFLITEKEYGDFILELDVKLEGETTNSGVQTRSHIKPEGNNGKGLVFGRQVEIDPTPRAWTGGIYDEARRLWLYPLELNPSAKSLYKKNAFNHYKIECIGNETKTWVNGTPVAYVIDTLDQSGFIGLQVHGIGNNLDNDGKKVYFKNINIQTEGLKAKAFPKGIYTVNLIPNTLSAYEKSEGYKLLFDGKSSAGWVGAYKTAFPAKGWKIAGGVISVEPSGGAESTNGGDIVTKDEYAAFDLSFEFKLTPGANSGVKYFVTLSENNKGSAIGLEYQVLDDELHPDAKLGRDGNRTLASLYDLMTAKKEARYLRPIGSWNNGRLVVYPDNKVEHYLNGVKVLEYTRGSEEFKKLVAISKYKDWKNFGEAPKGHILLQDHGNKVDFRTIKIKTL, from the coding sequence ATGTTAGATATCAAAAAATATAGTATTCTAGCCCTTTCCCTGATCAGCCTGTCAGCCGCTGCCCAAAAAGCAAAACCATTATTTGATGGTAAAACACTTACCGGCTGGAAAGCTGTTGCAGGTGCTGCTCCATACAAGGTTGAAGATGGAATGATTGTGGGAACAATGACCAAAGGCACACCAAATTCATTTTTAATCACCGAAAAAGAATATGGCGATTTCATTTTAGAACTGGATGTGAAACTCGAAGGTGAAACCACTAATTCTGGCGTGCAAACCCGTAGCCATATTAAACCAGAAGGAAATAATGGTAAAGGATTGGTTTTTGGCCGGCAGGTAGAAATAGACCCTACACCAAGAGCATGGACAGGTGGAATTTACGACGAAGCCAGAAGATTGTGGTTATATCCTTTAGAACTTAACCCATCGGCAAAATCCTTGTATAAAAAGAATGCGTTTAACCATTACAAAATCGAATGTATCGGTAACGAAACCAAAACCTGGGTAAATGGAACTCCTGTTGCCTATGTGATTGATACTTTGGATCAATCAGGATTTATCGGTTTGCAGGTTCATGGTATTGGCAATAACCTCGATAATGATGGCAAGAAAGTTTACTTCAAAAATATCAATATCCAAACTGAAGGGCTAAAAGCCAAAGCTTTTCCAAAAGGAATTTATACGGTTAATTTAATACCAAATACTTTATCTGCTTACGAAAAATCTGAAGGTTATAAACTATTGTTCGATGGTAAAAGCAGTGCAGGTTGGGTTGGTGCTTATAAAACTGCTTTCCCTGCCAAAGGATGGAAAATTGCCGGTGGTGTAATCAGCGTTGAACCATCTGGGGGTGCCGAATCGACCAACGGCGGCGATATTGTAACCAAAGATGAATATGCTGCTTTTGATTTGTCGTTCGAGTTTAAATTGACACCGGGAGCCAATAGCGGTGTAAAATATTTTGTTACCCTGAGCGAAAATAACAAAGGTTCGGCCATTGGTCTGGAATACCAGGTTTTAGATGATGAATTGCACCCTGACGCAAAATTGGGTAGAGATGGAAACCGCACTTTGGCATCCTTATACGATTTAATGACTGCTAAAAAAGAAGCCCGCTACCTGCGCCCAATCGGCAGCTGGAACAATGGACGTTTGGTAGTTTATCCTGATAACAAAGTAGAACATTATTTAAATGGGGTTAAAGTGTTGGAATATACACGTGGATCAGAAGAGTTTAAAAAACTGGTTGCCATTAGTAAATATAAAGACTGGAAAAACTTTGGCGAAGCGCCGAAAGGACATATCCTGCTGCAGGATCATGGCAATAAAGTAGATTTCAGGACCATTAAAATTAAAACCTTGTAA
- a CDS encoding Gfo/Idh/MocA family protein, producing MENSRRKFIKQSAVFAASTYAGTMGMSAKSYGRIIGANDRVRVGVVGFSDRFKDTLLPCFLNHNKELNFDIVGLSDLWNYRRDLGIAHLKEKFGHDIKACRNNDELYATKDLDAVIISTADFQHALHTIEAVKANCDAYVEKPFAETMDDAKAAFKAVKASKQIVQIGSQRRSGENYINAAKFIQDGKFGPITAVDLVWNVNQPGRWRRPDLVAKLKEEDIDWKRFLLNRPNEAFDPRKYLEYRLFWPYSSGMPGQWMSHQIDTVHWFTNLKHPRSVVANGGIYTWKDGRRNWDSMVAVFDYGQPDTTDGFQVTFTSRMQNSVGDVGEVYYSNGGELNLITNKVSPKGGLREKEAAAMGLKANLLPEFDLSKTEIKAATGANMGGDGLTSGHMRNWMECVRSRKTPNAPVEAGYSHSIANIMTNAAVRTGAKAVFDESRQEVIANGKVFKY from the coding sequence ATGGAAAATTCCAGAAGAAAATTTATTAAACAATCAGCAGTATTTGCTGCATCAACCTATGCAGGTACCATGGGCATGAGCGCCAAAAGTTATGGACGCATCATCGGTGCAAATGATCGGGTACGTGTTGGTGTTGTTGGATTTTCTGATCGCTTTAAAGACACCCTTTTGCCTTGTTTCCTGAACCACAACAAGGAACTCAATTTCGATATAGTTGGTCTTTCTGATTTATGGAACTATCGTAGAGATTTAGGAATTGCCCATTTAAAAGAAAAATTTGGTCATGATATTAAAGCCTGCCGTAACAACGATGAGCTTTATGCTACAAAAGACCTTGATGCCGTAATTATCAGTACCGCCGATTTTCAGCACGCACTTCATACCATCGAGGCTGTAAAGGCCAATTGCGATGCCTATGTAGAAAAGCCTTTTGCCGAAACCATGGACGATGCCAAAGCTGCATTTAAAGCCGTTAAGGCCAGCAAGCAGATCGTGCAAATAGGTTCGCAAAGAAGGAGTGGAGAAAATTATATCAATGCCGCAAAATTTATACAGGATGGAAAATTCGGGCCGATTACTGCTGTGGATTTAGTATGGAATGTAAATCAGCCAGGCAGGTGGCGCAGGCCAGATTTAGTAGCTAAATTAAAAGAAGAAGATATTGATTGGAAAAGGTTTTTGTTAAACCGTCCGAACGAGGCTTTTGATCCCAGGAAATATTTAGAATACAGATTATTCTGGCCCTATTCGTCGGGTATGCCCGGGCAATGGATGAGCCACCAGATTGATACCGTGCATTGGTTTACCAATTTAAAACATCCACGGAGTGTAGTGGCAAACGGAGGTATTTACACCTGGAAAGATGGCCGTAGAAATTGGGATTCGATGGTTGCCGTATTCGATTATGGCCAGCCAGATACTACCGATGGCTTCCAGGTTACTTTTACTTCAAGAATGCAGAACAGTGTAGGTGATGTAGGCGAGGTTTATTACTCGAATGGTGGCGAGCTCAACCTGATTACCAATAAAGTATCGCCAAAAGGTGGTTTAAGGGAAAAAGAAGCTGCAGCCATGGGATTGAAGGCTAATCTTTTGCCTGAATTTGATTTAAGTAAAACCGAAATTAAAGCAGCAACCGGCGCCAATATGGGCGGTGATGGATTAACCTCAGGCCACATGCGCAACTGGATGGAATGTGTGCGCAGCCGTAAAACACCAAACGCACCTGTAGAAGCTGGTTATTCACACTCTATTGCCAATATCATGACGAATGCTGCGGTGCGCACGGGTGCAAAAGCAGTTTTCGATGAAAGCAGACAAGAAGTAATCGCAAACGGAAAAGTATTTAAATATTAA